The sequence below is a genomic window from Flavobacterium keumense.
GTAAGTATTTTATTTTAAAAATTAAATCTTTCAAATAAATAGTATTCATTTTTTAGTTTTCAGTAAGTGAATTTTGAGTAAAAAATGACATTATGATGCCATTCTAACAGATAAAAAAAGGTATTTTTGTAACTGTAATCATCGCCCCGTTTAAATAATTCAAAAGTTTATTATTTATCTACACTCATTGGATGATTGAAAATCTAATTATTTTATTTTCGGGTATTGTTGGGTTAATCACCATATTCTTAATTCTATTTCGATACAAATCGAATCGAATCACGAATGTGTATCTCATCATTATATTTCTGATTGTAGCAGTACGAATGCTATCAATTGCATTATTTAAAATTCAAAATAATAGCTTTATTGAAGAATTACTTCGCGACTACAATAACTTACTAATTATAATAGTCCCTTGTAGTTATTTGTATTTTGAAAATCTAATTAAAGACTGTAAAACAATCTATTTTAGAAATTTTGTACATTTAATAATTCCCCTTGTATTTAATATTATAGATTATTTATTGGATCAAAATTACTTTGATATACAACATGTCGATTTTTATTATTATACTTTCTTTACCTTATATACCATATTTTATTACGCCCTTATTTACAAAATTCTTTACAAAAATGTTTGGAATAGAAAAGGAGAAATTGAGGTGGTTATCAAACAAAATCAATTGATTAGAAAATGGAGTATTTATCTTTTTTCTTTTTTAATTATTGTTGGAGCAAGAGTTATTTTAATATTATTCTGGGAAATTAACAATAACAACTATGCTTATGCTACTAGTTATCAATGGATCCCTAGTCTTTTTTGGCTTATTTTATACTTTAAAATTATTATTTCACCCGAAATCCTTTATGGATATAATTATTTAAATGCAAAAATAAATGAGCATAAGAAGATTAATAATGCAACAATTGCGTTTTGGACCAGTTATCCAATAACTGAAATAAATAACATTCAAGATAATCAGTTAAATGAAAAAATTAAAAACTCAATAGTAGAATACATGAAAGAGGTAGATCAATTTTCATTTCATAATCAAGCCTATCGAGATGCTAAATTTTCTCTAACTGATTTATCAAACAAATTAAATATACCTAAAAGCCATCTTTCCTTCTTGTTCAAATACCATTCTAAAATATCATTCCCAGAATATAAAAAAATTGTTCGAATTTATGATGGTTTGGAATTAATCGACGCAGGATATTTAAAAACAAACACTTACGAATCTTTAGCTAAAGAAATTGGATTCACTTCTTACAATACTTTTTTTGTTAGCTTCAAAGATGTTACTGGTGTTTCTCCTCAAGAATTTTTAATCAGATTGTTAAAGCAAAAACGTTTTAATTAAAAAAGGTTCAATTAAATTGAACCTTTTTTAATTAAAACTTAAATTATTATTTCTTAAAATACTTTTTATATTTTGGATACGTAATTGCTCCTAACAAAGTAATCCCTCCTAGCGTTTCCCAAATCCAACTTAATGATTTTGCCTCCCCACTGGCATACGAATGCAAACCAACTAAGTGAAAGTTTACTCCATAATAAGTAAATAAAATAGAAACAAAAGCCAACATACTCATCAGGTTAAAAATCCATTTCCCTCTCAAAGCAGGTACAAATCGGGCATGAATTACAAACGCATAGACCATAATACTAATTAACGCCCAAGTTTCTTTCGGGTCCCATCCCCAATAACGTCCCCAACTTTCGTTAGCCCATTGTCCGCCAAGGAAGTTTCCAATAGTTAGCATAATCAACCCAATAGTCAATGCCATTTCATTAATATACGTCAGCTCCTGAATATTCAAATCCATTTTGGCTTTGTTTTTCTCATTGGTAAACAAAATCAAGAGTAACGAAACCAATCCTAAAATCATTCCTAAAGCAAAAGGACCATAACTTGCCACAATTACTGCTACGTGAATCATCAACCAATACGAATTCAATACCGGTTGCAAATTAGCGATTTCAGGATCTATCCAATTCATATAAGCCGCCATCAAAATCATAGCCGTTACAAACGCAGCAGACGCTACTGTTAGCTTTGATTTTCTATCAAAGGCCAAACCAAAAAACATGGTAGCCCAAGCTACATAAATAATCGATTCATACGCATTACTCCAAGGAGCATGTCCCGAAATTATCCAACGGGCAATTAAACCCAAAGTATGTAATAGAAAAAGTAACCCGATACCAATATGAATCAAATTAATCCCTACACGAATCGACTTTTTCGATTTGAATAATTCAATTATTGTTAATAATAACATCACTACTGCCGCTGTTAAATACCAATACGGCAAACCTTTAAAAACATCGAATTTATTATAGGCAATCTCTAAATCGATTTTATCTTCCGAAGGCATGACGGTACTTCCAAACTTCTTTTGAAAACCTTTTAAACTTTCTAATAACTCATTCGCCGATTTGTAATCATTAGAAGTAGCTGCTGTGTTTAGTGTACCAAAATACAAAGGTAAAATACTCTTTGTGTAGGTAGCATCCATGCCCTTCATACCTGATTCGTTCAATTCTAAATACGAAATCCATTTACTATTTGGGTCGTTTGGAATAGGGAAAATTTTCAAAATTCGACCACTCAAAGCCGATTCCATCAAATTAACTTTTTTATCCGTTTCGATAAAATCTTTCTCAAACTGATTGGGATTAGCACTTTTAAAAGCCTCTTCTAAATAAGGTGATAACTTATAATTTCCCTTGGCATCAAAAAAAGAAATAAAAGGAGCAAACTTCGCTTTGGAATCTATCCCGATGATTTTACGAATACTGTCATTCCCTGCTTTGATATAGATAATAGGCACCTGAATCCAAGCACTAGCATATTGCGTCATAGATAAAAAAGCTTGATCAGAATTCATTCCGTTGTACGTATCGGAATGACTCACTTTTCGCAACAATTCAGAAGAAAAAGTGTTAATTGGTTTCATTCGTCCACCAGCATCTTGTATAATCAAACGTCCAAATTTTGCTGCGTGTTCTTCAGAAACTTTATATTTTACAATCAAAGAATCAATCTCTTTTAAAGAAGGCATTTTTTGACTATGTCCAGAATGATTGTGTGCGGCTGTTGTTTCATGTGTGTGATGGTGTTCTTGAGACCAACCGTTCCAACTCAACAGTAGAACTAACACCAAAAGTAAATTGGCTTTCTTCGATTTCACGACTTCCAATTTTCGTTTCAAATCAGCAAAACGAGAATGCTTGGTAAACAAAATGGCCATCATAGCAATATATAAAAGAAAGTACCCTAAATACGTGATATTGGTTCCCCAAAAATCATGGTTAACAGATAACACGGTTCCTTTTTCATCAGGATCAAAAGACGATTGAAAGAAACGAAAGCCTTTGTAATCCAAAACGTGATTCATATAAATTTGAGCATCAAAGGTCTCTGTTGTATCTTTAACTGTCACCTGACTTTCAAAAGCCGAATAACTTTTTTCTGTTCCAGGATATTTTTTAGCAATAAAATCATTCAATTTGATAGTAAAAGGCAATTCGTAAGTTTTGCTTCCAAAAAAGAAAGAATAGTCTTTGTTACCTATTTTTACTGTTTGTGGCTCACCCGTTTTTCCTTTCGAACCTAAAATTGTTACCTCTTTTTCTTGTCCTTCGGCTTTCAATTTAATTACTAAAGCATCTTCGTGATTTTTGGCTTTGAAATCATTATTGGATTCATATGCAATAGTTCCTCGAGTGGGAACATCTGGAAAAACAAATCGCTTTTCGCCAATAGAATACAGCGAACGCATCATTAACGGTTGAACAATGTCTTTTTCAACTTTGCCCTGCAACTTATCCGCCATTCGCATAAAATTTCCTTCAAAAGGAGTTTGAATGGTAGGCACTGCTCCTGCAGTATTGATATTGATAGCTCCTGCTGTAGGTTTATTCAATGCAAATAAGACGTTGTGAATATTCTGCACTTCGCCTTCTTTCAAAAAATGTTCTTCTCGACCACCCGCTCCTGCTTCGACTAATTTTAAATACAAAGTTCCCTTATCATTTGGCGTGATTTTTTGTTTGGCACCCATAATATAATTCACATAACGCACCTCAAAAGGGTCATTATCAAATTCTCCCGAAAGTGTGAAATCGTTTTGGGCAACCGGAGAAAGTAATAACGGCTTCTCAAACACACGTCTTTTCATTTCGCCTTTGTACTCCCCATCTACAAAAACAGTCAAAAAAGTTTTATCTGAATATACTTTATTTTCTGTTGCGCCTTCGCGAATAGGCATCACTCCTTCATAACTGATATAACGGGTAATGAACGCTCCCAATAGAATAAAAATAAAAGCCAAATGCAATACTAAAGTAGCCCATTTTTCTTTCTTTAATAACTGGTAACGCTTAATATTGCCAATGAAATTAATCATAAAGAACACCATAATTACTTCAAACCACCAAGCGTTATATATCCATATACGAGCAGTATCTGTATTGTATTTACTTTCAATAAAAGTTCCTGCTCCCATCGCCACCGCAAAAACTATAAAAAGAACCGCCATTAAGCGAGTAGAAAATAAAATTGAGCTTATTTTTTTATCCATTAGTAAGGAATTATATTTTGTAAAAGTGCGACAAAAGTACTTAAAAATGTTGACTTCTATAATGGGACACTTGTTAATTTAATTCAAAATTAAGAGGGATCAGGATTTCAAATATCGAAGACAAAACTCTTTATTTTTTTGCTAAATTTGCAACTATGACTAAAGTAAGTATTATCGGTTCTGGAAATGTAGCACGGCATTTGATTCACGCTTTTCAATCGAATAGCGAAATCGAATTGGTTCAGGTGTTTGCGCGCAATAAAAAGAGTCTGACTCACCTACTCGATTCCAATAGTGTTACTTCTGACTACACCCAATTACAAGCGGCAGATGTTTACATTATAGCAGTATCCGATGATGCTATTGCTGAGGTTTCATCCCAATTGCCTTTTGAAAATCAATTGGTGGTTCATACTTCGGGAACGGTACCTTTGACTACTTTAGAAAGTAAAAATCGTCGTGGGGTTTTTTATCCGTTACAAACGTTTTCCAAAGACAAAGCCGTGAATTTCAAAACAATTCCCATTTGTTTAGAAGCCGAAAATGAAAAGGATTTACAAACCCTGAACCAAATTGCTAGTACTATTTCGGATGCTGTTTACCAAATCAATTCTGAACAACGAAAAGCCTTGCATGTAGCGGCTGTATTTGTGAATAATTTTGTCAATCATTTGTACCAAATGGGTAGCGAAATTTGTGACAACAACAACGTTCCTTTTGAAATTCTAAAACCTTTAATTCAAGAAACGGCGAATAAAATTGTGTCGCTTTCGCCAAAAGAAGCCCAAACAGGCCCAGCAAAACGAAATGACCTTACTACTATTGAAGCACACCAACAGTTTTTGACTGATGAAAACCTATCTACTATTTATACACTACTAACTCAATCTATACAAAATAATGGCAAAAAGCTATAAAGAAATAATGAACGACATCACTACTTTTATTTTTGATGTTGACGGCGTACTTACTGATGGTTCTGTTTTTGTTTCTACCGAAGGAGAAATGTTACGAACAATGAATATTCGTGATGGTTATGCCCTAAAATCAGCGGTAGATTGTGGCTATAATGTATGTATCATTTCGGGA
It includes:
- the ccsA gene encoding cytochrome c biogenesis protein CcsA, whose translation is MDKKISSILFSTRLMAVLFIVFAVAMGAGTFIESKYNTDTARIWIYNAWWFEVIMVFFMINFIGNIKRYQLLKKEKWATLVLHLAFIFILLGAFITRYISYEGVMPIREGATENKVYSDKTFLTVFVDGEYKGEMKRRVFEKPLLLSPVAQNDFTLSGEFDNDPFEVRYVNYIMGAKQKITPNDKGTLYLKLVEAGAGGREEHFLKEGEVQNIHNVLFALNKPTAGAININTAGAVPTIQTPFEGNFMRMADKLQGKVEKDIVQPLMMRSLYSIGEKRFVFPDVPTRGTIAYESNNDFKAKNHEDALVIKLKAEGQEKEVTILGSKGKTGEPQTVKIGNKDYSFFFGSKTYELPFTIKLNDFIAKKYPGTEKSYSAFESQVTVKDTTETFDAQIYMNHVLDYKGFRFFQSSFDPDEKGTVLSVNHDFWGTNITYLGYFLLYIAMMAILFTKHSRFADLKRKLEVVKSKKANLLLVLVLLLSWNGWSQEHHHTHETTAAHNHSGHSQKMPSLKEIDSLIVKYKVSEEHAAKFGRLIIQDAGGRMKPINTFSSELLRKVSHSDTYNGMNSDQAFLSMTQYASAWIQVPIIYIKAGNDSIRKIIGIDSKAKFAPFISFFDAKGNYKLSPYLEEAFKSANPNQFEKDFIETDKKVNLMESALSGRILKIFPIPNDPNSKWISYLELNESGMKGMDATYTKSILPLYFGTLNTAATSNDYKSANELLESLKGFQKKFGSTVMPSEDKIDLEIAYNKFDVFKGLPYWYLTAAVVMLLLTIIELFKSKKSIRVGINLIHIGIGLLFLLHTLGLIARWIISGHAPWSNAYESIIYVAWATMFFGLAFDRKSKLTVASAAFVTAMILMAAYMNWIDPEIANLQPVLNSYWLMIHVAVIVASYGPFALGMILGLVSLLLILFTNEKNKAKMDLNIQELTYINEMALTIGLIMLTIGNFLGGQWANESWGRYWGWDPKETWALISIMVYAFVIHARFVPALRGKWIFNLMSMLAFVSILFTYYGVNFHLVGLHSYASGEAKSLSWIWETLGGITLLGAITYPKYKKYFKK
- a CDS encoding Rossmann-like and DUF2520 domain-containing protein; the encoded protein is MTKVSIIGSGNVARHLIHAFQSNSEIELVQVFARNKKSLTHLLDSNSVTSDYTQLQAADVYIIAVSDDAIAEVSSQLPFENQLVVHTSGTVPLTTLESKNRRGVFYPLQTFSKDKAVNFKTIPICLEAENEKDLQTLNQIASTISDAVYQINSEQRKALHVAAVFVNNFVNHLYQMGSEICDNNNVPFEILKPLIQETANKIVSLSPKEAQTGPAKRNDLTTIEAHQQFLTDENLSTIYTLLTQSIQNNGKKL
- a CDS encoding helix-turn-helix domain-containing protein → MLSIALFKIQNNSFIEELLRDYNNLLIIIVPCSYLYFENLIKDCKTIYFRNFVHLIIPLVFNIIDYLLDQNYFDIQHVDFYYYTFFTLYTIFYYALIYKILYKNVWNRKGEIEVVIKQNQLIRKWSIYLFSFLIIVGARVILILFWEINNNNYAYATSYQWIPSLFWLILYFKIIISPEILYGYNYLNAKINEHKKINNATIAFWTSYPITEINNIQDNQLNEKIKNSIVEYMKEVDQFSFHNQAYRDAKFSLTDLSNKLNIPKSHLSFLFKYHSKISFPEYKKIVRIYDGLELIDAGYLKTNTYESLAKEIGFTSYNTFFVSFKDVTGVSPQEFLIRLLKQKRFN